CCCTGCGGATGGCTGGGCCATTCCCGGAGCGACGACAGGATTGTCCGGTTCGATCATGCGATTATTTACCGACGGGTTTGGGTGTGGCGCCGCCGGTCGAATTGGTTTTGAGATTAAGAGAGACCAAAAGCGGGTCGATGGAGGGATTACGCTTGCTGTATTCCAGAGTGTCGTTCAGCAGCGCCTGGGCAAGGTTCAACCGGTTGTTGGCATCCATGACCGACGGCTGCAGCCCGCGCAATTGGCGCGTTGCGAAATACAAACGCGACACCTGCCACGCGGCCGCAAATGCAGCGACGACCAGCACGCCAGCCAAAACCGCCGAGAATGAACCGCTTTTCATAGCATTACGGCCCACTCTACTGATCGGCCTCGGCGCTTGTCCATTTTGTTTTTGACACCCGGTCATTCGGATATCGTGGAACCTTTTTTCGGTCCGGCACGTCTGAAATCTGAGCTGACGGGCTGAAGCACCCGGGCGCCATCGCAAATCCCTTCGACCAAAACGATCCGTTAAAGGGCAAAGCGGAAAACGACCGCTCCACGAGCTCACTTGTGCCTGAATGGCAAAAAGGCGCCCGGTGTTGGAGACGCGAGCAGTCAGCTGGCCAGATCGGCGCGACACACTTGCAGATGTGGTTCCCACTGCGAAGGTTGGCGCACATTTCAGCGGTTGACGACAACGCGGTTTCCGGCAAGAAATAATTCGCGTGGCGAAGGAAGACCCAATTGAACTAACGGGCACCGTGACGCAAGTGCTGCCGGGCACGATGTTTCGAGTATCGCTGCCGAACGGACACGAAGTCCTCGCGCATATTTCAGGAAAAGTGCGCAAGAATTTCATCCGCATCAGCGTCGGCGACAAAGTCAAAGTGGAGATGTCTCCCTACGATCTGGGCAAGGCGCGCGTCATTTACCGCGAGTCCTAGCTCGGCTGTCGGACAGTTCACTCAGAAAGACGGTGCCCGCGTGCCCGTTACCCGGTCACGCCTACCATTCCTCGAACCGCTGCGATTCACGCGCTCTCCGGCACCGTCATCCCAAAGCGCGGAATGCGCGTCAACACCTTCCTCCCTTCCGCGTCAACGCCTAGATAGCTTCCCTCGGCCACGGCAGAACGCGCGCTCAACAGGTGAAAGCTATTGTAACTGAACTTCTCGCCCGGCTCCAGGGTCGGGAACTGCCCGACAACGCCGTCTCCCTCCACCGCGGTGATTCCGCCACTATCGTCGGTCACCACCCATTTGCGGCCCTTGATGGTCACGTGACGGTTGCTGTCGTTGTGAATGGTAACGTAATAGACGAAACAATGCGGTCGCTCTGCCGGTGTTGGCGCGTCCGCCTGATAAACGACCCGGTCCACGGTCACCCGCAAACCCGGAAGTTCCTCGATTTTCTCCAAAGCAGCCACGCGGAAAGAATAGCTTGAGGCGGCCGGTGCGCCAAGCAAGGGAAATCTACTCGTAACGCAGGGCGTCGATCGGATCGAGGCGGGCTGCTTTGAGCGCGGGAAAGAAGCCGAACACGACGCCGATGATCGCGCTGACGGTAAACGCCACGATCACTGAAGCGTTCGAAATGAGCGTGGGGAATCCGGCAAATTTGGTCAGCAAAGGCGCCAGCCAGAATCCGGTTCCGATCCCCAGGGCGCCGCCGACGACACTTAACAAGACCGCCTCAGTCAGGAATTGACGAAGCACGTCGCGACCGCGCGCGCCGACGGCGAGCCGGATGCCAATTTCGCGCGTTCGCTCGGTTACGCTGACCAGCATGATGTTCATGATGCCGATGCCGCCGACGACGAGTGAAATGCCCGCAAAGAAGCCGATCAGGATCGTCATGATACGGTTGTTGGCGTTGAAGAAATCACTTGTCTCCTGCTGCGTCCTGACCATGAAGTCGTCATCCTTGCCTTCAGTAATCTGGTGGCGCTGGCGGAGGAGCGTGGTGATGTCATTTTGCACGTCGGCAATCAACTCGGGGGATTCGGCCTGTACGAAGATCGAACGGAACCGCGTGTCACCCGAGAGCCGTTTCATCAGGCTGGTGTAGGGCACGAGCAGGACGTCATCCTGATCCTGTCCGAAGCTGCCGGAACCTTTGGACTCGAGCCAGCCGACGATGGTGAATGGCGCATTCCTGACGCGAATGACCTGGCCGACCGGATCCACGCTTTCACCAAACAACGTCGTGGATGTGGTGTTGCCGATAAGACAGACCTTGCTGGCGTTGCGGACATCGGTCTCGGAGAAGTTTTCGCCGCTGCGCAGCGGCCAGGAGCGCGCCGTCAGGTATTCAGCGCTGACGCCGAGGACTTGAACAAAGCTGTTCTGATTGCCGACCGCCAGTTGCACCGAGGCGCGGACTTCCGGGCTGGCGGCTGTGACGCCGGAAACCTCCCTGCGAATGGCCTCGTAATCCTCGGGCTTCAGGTTGGGAGCCATGCCAAATCCGCCGCGTACGCCGCCGCGGGAGATGTTGCCCGACAACACGGTCAGGAGATTCTGTCCCATGCTGGCAATGCGTTTGTCCACTTCAGCCTTTGCTCCCGTCCCCATGCTCACACCGACAATCACCGCGGCAATGCCGACGATAATGCCAAGCATCGTAAGAAACGATCGGAGAACGTTCCGACGCAGCGCACGCAGGGCGATCTTGAAAACTGCAAGCATGATTCAGGTGAGTTGGACGGCTTTGTGTTCGGAGTCGAGCCTGGCCAGTTCTTCCGTGGCGAGGAAGCGGTCCTTCACGGTCTCGTCGCTGCGGACCAGACCGTCGCGCATAACGACCACACGCCGGCAGTAACGCGCGATGTCAAGCTCGTGAGTCACCATGATAACCGTCATTCCCTCGTCGTTCAGTTGCTGGAAAATGCCCATGATCTCGATGCTCGTCCGGGAATCGAGATTGCCGGTGGGCTCGTCCGCAAGCAGCAGTTTGGGTTGATTCACCAACGCGCGGGCGATGGCCACCCGTTGCTGCTGTCCACCGGAAAGCTGGCTCGGCGTATGGTCGGCACGATCCGCGAGACCGACAAGGGCGAGCGCCTTCCCGGCGCGGTCAAGCTGGTCGCGTCCCCGTATCCCGGGCCGGCAATAGAGCATCGGCAGTTCGACGTTCTCAAGCGCGGTGGTACGGGCGAGCAAATTGAAACCCTGGAAAACAAACCCGATCTTCCGATTGCGCAGACTTGCCAGTTCATCGCGATTCAATTCGCCGACGTTCACGCCGTCGAGCAGAAAACGCCCGCTGGTCGGACGGTCCAGACAGCCCAGGGTGTTCATCATCGTGCTTTTGCCGGACCCGCTCGCGCCCATGATGGCGACAAACTCGCCGGGTTGAATGGAAAGCGTAACCCCCCGCACAGCGTGAACCTCGACCTCGCCGGTTACGTAGGTCTTGCGAAAATCTTCGAGCTGGATGACGGGTATCGCCACGTTGGGGAAGTTCAGGTCACATGTCGCCGCAGATTACCGCCGCCCACCACCGAATGGTCCCCGAAACGGGTTCACTGCCGGCGCGGCGGTCGTGGCGACGGTGCTCGTGCCGGTGATGACAACGTCCCCTTCCTTCAAACCCTCCTGCACCTCGGTGTTGGTGCCGTCGCTGATCCCCGTCTTGACCGTCACGACGGTAAGCACCGGCCTGCCCGGCGTCGAACGTTCCTTGTCCAGGACGTAAACCTTCCGAATGGCCGGCCCCTCGTTCTGGCTGCTGTTGCGATTGCCGCCACCAAACATCCCGCCGCCCCCGCCCGAGGTGCCCGGACCGCCTCCTCCTTCGCCCTGGGCTCTCTGAGCAAAGCGGGCGCGAAACTCCGCCATTATCCGCTGGTACTTTTCCTTCTGTTCGGGCGTCAGGGAAGCCTCATATTCGGAGCGTTCCTGTTCTGTGGGTCTCCGGCGCTCGCCCCCTGCCTGCCAGGGCGGAATGGGCAGGCCGGCGAACGGTCCGCTCGTGGCAATTTCTGCTTTTTTTTCAGATTTTGAGGCAGGGGCGGTTCCGCCAGCTGCCCTGGCAACGGCATCGTTGGTGGAGCCAATCACGGCGTTGTCCGGCACATGAAAACGGAGCGCGGCGTCGGGAACATAGAGAACATTCGTGCGTTGTGCCGTGATGATCGTGGCGTTGGCCGTCATTCCCGGCCTCAGCTTGAGGTCTTTGTTGTCGACCTCGACGACCGTCGTGTAAGTCACGACGTTCTGGTTTGTAATCGGCGCAAAACGAACCTGATTGACTCGCCCCGAAAATTTTCGGCCAGGAAATGCGTCCACCGTAAACCTGACATTTTGCCCTTCCTGCACGCCGCCAATATCGGCCTCGCTGACCAACGTCTCGATCTGCATTTTCGTCAGGTCGTTCGCGATGGTGAACAATTCGGGTGTGTTGAAGCTGGCCGCGACGGTCTGCCCGGCATCGACTTTTCGCGAGATAACCATGCCACTGATGGGCGCGACGATCGTCGTGCGGTCGAGGTCAACCTTGGCGCTGTCCACGGAAGCCTGGTGTATCTTCACATTGGCGTCGGCCTGTTGCAACGCCACATCTGCCTGTTCGAAATCGGATTCGGAAATGAGTTTGTCGGCGAACAGCTGCTTGGCTCGTTTGGCGTTGTATTTCGCCAGTTCCAATCCGGCCTGTGCATTGGCCAGATCGGCCACTGCACGGGCCAGAGCGCGCTCGTAGGTGGCCGGATCAATCTTTGCCAGTTCATCTCCCTCACGCACCCGGGAGTTAAAGTCCACCTTGAGTTCGGTGATTATCCCGGAGATCTGGCTGCCGACCGTGACGGTACGGACCGGGTTTAGCGCACCGTTGGCGGTCACGGCCTGCGTGATCTCGCCCCTGGCAACGACCACCGTCTTGAAATCCACCGGTCCGCCGTTCGGCTTCCTGAAGTAGGCGACCCCGCCGACACCCGCCCCCACGACGGCGACGACGATCACCAGCCACTTCAGTATGCTCGATTTTTTGTTAGCTGCCATAAAATGCCGGTCCCGCCTTTGTGGCGCAGGTTCTTGACTGCACTGTTGAGACGTTGCCCAAAAGGATGGTTGTTGGATGCGGATGACACCGGATTCCTGCGGCCAGATCCCGATCACTCCGGCGGTCTGTGGCGAAAGCGCCTGCCCATGAATTCCCGCCGCTCTTTCTCCATCTGATCAAGCCTCTCCCGCTGCGATGGATCCAGCACTTTGGCGATCTCCTCGTTTGAGCTGCGGACG
This sequence is a window from Candidatus Angelobacter sp.. Protein-coding genes within it:
- a CDS encoding efflux RND transporter periplasmic adaptor subunit, with the protein product MAANKKSSILKWLVIVVAVVGAGVGGVAYFRKPNGGPVDFKTVVVARGEITQAVTANGALNPVRTVTVGSQISGIITELKVDFNSRVREGDELAKIDPATYERALARAVADLANAQAGLELAKYNAKRAKQLFADKLISESDFEQADVALQQADANVKIHQASVDSAKVDLDRTTIVAPISGMVISRKVDAGQTVAASFNTPELFTIANDLTKMQIETLVSEADIGGVQEGQNVRFTVDAFPGRKFSGRVNQVRFAPITNQNVVTYTTVVEVDNKDLKLRPGMTANATIITAQRTNVLYVPDAALRFHVPDNAVIGSTNDAVARAAGGTAPASKSEKKAEIATSGPFAGLPIPPWQAGGERRRPTEQERSEYEASLTPEQKEKYQRIMAEFRARFAQRAQGEGGGGPGTSGGGGGMFGGGNRNSSQNEGPAIRKVYVLDKERSTPGRPVLTVVTVKTGISDGTNTEVQEGLKEGDVVITGTSTVATTAAPAVNPFRGPFGGGRR
- a CDS encoding ApaG domain — encoded protein: MAALEKIEELPGLRVTVDRVVYQADAPTPAERPHCFVYYVTIHNDSNRHVTIKGRKWVVTDDSGGITAVEGDGVVGQFPTLEPGEKFSYNSFHLLSARSAVAEGSYLGVDAEGRKVLTRIPRFGMTVPESA
- the infA gene encoding translation initiation factor IF-1, with product MAKEDPIELTGTVTQVLPGTMFRVSLPNGHEVLAHISGKVRKNFIRISVGDKVKVEMSPYDLGKARVIYRES
- a CDS encoding ABC transporter permease, yielding MLAVFKIALRALRRNVLRSFLTMLGIIVGIAAVIVGVSMGTGAKAEVDKRIASMGQNLLTVLSGNISRGGVRGGFGMAPNLKPEDYEAIRREVSGVTAASPEVRASVQLAVGNQNSFVQVLGVSAEYLTARSWPLRSGENFSETDVRNASKVCLIGNTTSTTLFGESVDPVGQVIRVRNAPFTIVGWLESKGSGSFGQDQDDVLLVPYTSLMKRLSGDTRFRSIFVQAESPELIADVQNDITTLLRQRHQITEGKDDDFMVRTQQETSDFFNANNRIMTILIGFFAGISLVVGGIGIMNIMLVSVTERTREIGIRLAVGARGRDVLRQFLTEAVLLSVVGGALGIGTGFWLAPLLTKFAGFPTLISNASVIVAFTVSAIIGVVFGFFPALKAARLDPIDALRYE
- a CDS encoding ABC transporter ATP-binding protein, yielding MAIPVIQLEDFRKTYVTGEVEVHAVRGVTLSIQPGEFVAIMGASGSGKSTMMNTLGCLDRPTSGRFLLDGVNVGELNRDELASLRNRKIGFVFQGFNLLARTTALENVELPMLYCRPGIRGRDQLDRAGKALALVGLADRADHTPSQLSGGQQQRVAIARALVNQPKLLLADEPTGNLDSRTSIEIMGIFQQLNDEGMTVIMVTHELDIARYCRRVVVMRDGLVRSDETVKDRFLATEELARLDSEHKAVQLT